In Oreochromis aureus strain Israel breed Guangdong linkage group 6, ZZ_aureus, whole genome shotgun sequence, the genomic window GatttagttttattattttccaaggtttgaaacaaaaactaaagacgCTGGTCTCAAGCCAGGTGTCATTAACCTTCTGTTTTCCCATAttagacaaaaagaaaattaaaaggaaTAACTTTAAATTCATTAACTCTAAAAATATCTGTCTTTTTGATGAGAGAAGATGGCTCTTATCAACACATCATGACCCACTGATTAGAGAGGCAAGATAAGATGCTGAAGATGGAACTACTATGCAGGAGAGAAGGAGGCAGATCACAGAGGAGGTTCATAAATGTAATTGAAGAGGACATACAGAGGGTTGCAGTGGCAGAGAGGATGGAAGATAATGCTAGGGATAGGCtatgatctgctgtggtggcCCCTAAAGGAAGCAGTGAAAGGAGAGGTAGAAGAAGAAATCCTGTGACACTCTctgttcctgttttttgttgcctttagTGACTACCAGTGTGTTAGGATACGTTGCAGTCATTATTACTAATCAAACCCATAAAAAGTGTCAGCACAGGGGTTGTTAAAGATGGTGATTAAGGATCTAGAGGAAACTGACTCAGAACAAAGCTCTAACTACTGCTGACTGAAGCAGTCTGCAGTTTGTCTTACCATGGAAGCTGCGCCTGAGCTGGGCCTCCTTCTCTCCATTTTCATCGAGTCCTTCcaccttcatttttttccactgcAGCTCATCTTTCTCCTGGAGCTTCAGGTCACTGTGCAGCTCAGCCTGCCGGACTGGAGACAACTGCATCTGTTGAATCCAAAAGAGCAGACAATGTTGGCTTTGTTAGACAGGCAGAGGAGAAAGTTTGCAGAAACAGAAAAGTAcacagagagattttttttttctccatattcCTACTGGGGAATTTTGCTCACAATAACAGTCTATTAAATATTGACCAAAGGTCTGatgaggcagctgaagaggcagttaaatgctaaatgatGCTCCCTGGGATTAGCCGcagtaaaacacattttcaacaaTTTTCCAATACCAAGCTTGGCCCACCGTCTTAGCTGTAAGTACCAACTCCACAATGAACAAAAGacgcctgatttttttttccaactaaGAAAACGTCCACCTGATCCCCTGGGTCTGTGCATAGCTCAGTGCGTCGATCACGTATGTATCTCTTATTGCCCGGTCTTTATTGTTTCAGCATTTTCCTCAAATTATTTGTGCTACATAAGTCGTGCTGTTGATCGTCTTAACTACATACCCTTTGAGCTTTCTCCCAGACCTGGTTTAGCTTAGCTATCCTGAACTCCACTGCCTGCCCATCTCTGTCGTTCGGTTTGGGCTCATTCAGCTCCCGAGAGTATTTCCCGGCCATTACACCAACGCCGAGACACAAAGCTGCGAACAAACACTGCAGCCTCATTTTCAAAACAACTCTCCGCAACTAACGACAGAAAAACCACCACCAAAATACTTAAATGAACCAGACAGCACCACAAACGGTGTGTTGTTGTGATTCACTGGAGTACCCGAAAGTCATGTGCTCAAAAGAGGCGGGCATTTCCGCGAGAAGTGCACTGTGGGATATGTATTTTCTTGGCGCAGCCTTTCTGTAGCTGCTAAAGCGGAAAGAGCGTTTCTTGAACTACACTGAAATGCCGCTCTGCGCTTGTTACCTAGCAACAAGGCTGCAGACTCCGACAGCAAATAGAAAGCCTCCACGCGTTTACTGTACTAGATGCTGTCTCTGTTTTCAAGTACCCGTTGAAAAGACCAAAACACTGGGATGACGGAAATACCGCTTTCTTAAAGGAGATACCAAAGGAGATACCTATATCTCAATATCTATATATTGAGATATAGGTATCTCAATATACTAGAGCACTGACTATAACAGTCATCCAAACAACTGGATGCGAAGTTTTCTAAAAAAACGAAAAGAATTTGATATCTGttatccattattattatgggatactgtgtaaaaacaaaaagcaatgatttgcaaatctcataagcccatattttattcacaaaactacacagaaaaataaaatacgtaagctgaaaaatgatttttcaataaaaatgttaacCAATGTTAAACTTGATGGCAGCAACCTGTTTTACTACTTGTGTAGCATCGCCTCTTCTTTTAATAACAGTCTCTAAGTATCAGTCCTGggtatttttgtgtttaatgatacagcaaatgttttcagttggtgAAAGAACTGAAGTTCACACAGGCCAGTTTAGCATTGAAAGGCTACCCAAAGGTTTGacttttgttttattacaataaaagataaaacatttacaaaaatcAAGCTTGCACATGAGTGACACCATGTGACACCACCAATTAACACGGTGTGGTAGAAAAGaaagataatataatataaaacccataaaaataagccagcaaacaaacagaaacccctgcaaatcaaaccaaaacaaacaaacaaacaaaaacaggcaaacagataaaaaactaaaaactaaatgccaaaaaaatgtattagaagaaaagcttttattgtttgaaatcactgagaaacagaagaaaactgcTTTTACAGTTTGGGTCAGTGGTCAATTACATAAGGACCTAACTGTTTATAAGTTTAATGgagttaaaacacacacacacacacacacacacacacacacacacacacacacacacacacacacaaatattatTAATAGTTAGTTTTGCTCATTACATATCAAAAAAGCTGAGATAATCAAAATTATTGAGAGacgaaatacattttttattattgatcCGACCTGCGTTCATGCTTATATACCACAATAACTGAAGTGAATTCAGTTATACTATATTAAACTGTGAGGACAAAAAATCTAGGTAAGTGAGACAGAAACACATTATACTGCACTTCTTGATAAAATTGTTTCAGAACTTTATTGTCAATAAATATGATTCAGCTGAAACTGAATTGAAGTGAAGTGAGgctgggagagagaaaaaaaataatgggtTTGTGGGTGCGTGCCATGCAGCATCTCACAGCCAGCATCAAAAGTCCAAAACAAATCACACAGTCATTTGATCAGAAATCTACTGTTCAACACAGTCCTTCAGTCGTTACTCAACAGGATGAATCCAGTCATATTCCCAACAGAATGTAGACATTAGTGTTTAAAAGTTAGTGGTCCGTGTCAATTTGATCATCTAAAATgaaaagatttaaatgtgcataTATTGAAATTTGAAGACACAGCCTGCCAAAAGCAAATAAACCAGATGTTTCTTTGATTTTGCAGATGTTTAGTTTGGTGCATAAAGTAAGAATCATTGCcacaacacaacaacagaaTATTCATGCAATAATGGATCAAACTTAGAAGCAAAATTAGAGGGTGCATAGAAAAAGAGGAACAGAGGCAGAAAGCTGAAGTATCTAATGTTTGATGAATGCTGATGTATTCATGCCTGGATTTAATTGTAATTTCCTACCCGATtgtataaaatgtgaaaaacaaagtcagacaaatgttcaataaatatCCTTTCaggttaaaacatttttagcacCCATTTAGAGCACTGTTAATCAAACGGCTTTTCTACAAACTATCTACCCTTTTGATGAACCAAATTAATTCATAGTTGGAATAATTTGGCCGTTATAACTCTTTACTTTCATCAGTTCTTACAGCTGGTGTTCATTTACATATGTAAGAAACTAAAAAAGAATCAAAACGTTCTTGAAATTTTCAGCCCTTACTTCTCTCTcagccttttttgttttttttgtttttaatctctaTTTACAGCTTCTATGGCTAACAGGTTTTGGTATTTAATGAGCAAAAATGTCCACCAGAAATCTGCTACTGATTGAGCCACACTTAATTAATCTGTCTACCTGCCAATGGACAGCTGGCTAGCATGAAAGGTCAACACCACCCAGTAAAAATATCAGAAAATTGCAAAGAAAGTATACTTTTCATTCTCTGTCCCATCACAGTGGTCTACCACACCTGCAGCATCCCTGTATGCATCTGTGCACACTCAGTGAGCAATGTTTGAGTGAGTTAACTGatgaataaataactaaactttCTCTTCCTTTCTATTTTGTTGGTAAAAACTATGTTTATGCGGTTTATGCTGTTGCACTGAAGTAAGAGTCTATGCCTGGTGCAGGTTTTCCCTGGGTGTCTCTAGTTTCTTTCCATAATCCaaagagaaaatgttaaatgatTATAACTTTTAGGCTGGgttactgtaattcattactAGTACTGAATTACAGTAACCCAGCCTAAAAGGGTTaactccctgttaaatccagaatcaaatttaaaatccttgtgCTCACATTACAAGGTCTTCTATAATCAGGGGCGTAATTCCCAGCCAATCAGACCCAGCCAATATAACctccccaataaaattatgaattatcttgcataaataggctgctaattttctttactcatttcagttattaccagcaaaataattgcatgtttaatcatctgggaatttacccagatttatttatttatttagacagagatcttgagtgtgttcagcacaaagttacgcccATGTGTATAATCAggtcccatcttatcttaaagaccccATAGTACTGTATCGCCCAGTGGAGCACTTCCGCACAGGCTGCtggtttacttgtggttccaggatatttaaaagtagaatgggaggcagagccttcagctttcagactCCTCTTCTGTGAAACCAGCTCACAGTTTGGATTCACTGAGACAGACGCCCTCTCTACTTTAAAGAATAGggttaaaatgttcctttttgataaagcatatagtcaGGGTTGGATCAAGTGACCCTGAATTAGTAatgctgcaataggtctaggctACGGAGGGCTTCCCATGACACACTGAGTGGACCTTTTATAGTCACTATGTGCTTTCACACCACACTGCATGTAATCATGAATCTCTGgctctgttttcagtgtgtctgttattctggcttcctcccatcACCCCCAACCTGTCGTGCCAGATGACTGCCCCTCCTTTAGCCCAGTTCTGCAGGAGGATTCTTCCTATTGAagtggagtttttccttcccactgtcgtcaagtgcttgctcaaaggggctCGTTTGATTGTTGGATTTTGTCTCTATTATTCTAGGATCtgtaccttaaaatataaagcatctggaggtgactgttgttgtgatttgtctccctctctctcactctttctATCGCTCTCtttaattgaactgaaaatTGAATAATATGAAATTGGCCATATGGGCACAGGCGTGTATGAAtggtctgtttctctctgtgtgcagCTTTGTGATAGTGTGGGGGCAAAAGCGAGTGTGCTCCTGTAAAAACCTGTGTCAAATTATATGCACACAGGAATATTGTAATTAAGTAAGCAAGAAAATTCAAGTTGCCAAAACTCTTAGTAAAGTCAACAGCAGtcacaggaaaaaaatcaaatgaaaaattatTCAAAATGTACTGTTGCCTTGacattttacctttttttaaatttttttttttacagtgcacaaAGACAATATTCTATAAGCACAACATTGTGTctatagattaaaaaaatatgatataTTGGGTCAGAATTTCCATAGATGTGTGATCTTTACGCAAATATTGGCTGGCATAAGTCCCTGGAGAGGTAACTCAAGAAGGGGAGAGAGACATTAGGCCAGTGGGAAGCTGTGTCACAATAAGGAGCCCAGAGCAGCACGACTGTTATATAAAGCATATTTGATGATGGCATCATTTTGTCTCCTTCAAGCTTCCATTAGGTGGAAAGACAGAAATTGTTTGAGATGTTGTATGAAAGCAGTGAGACACAGGAGAAAAGGAAGAGTGAAACAAGTGaagcaaaaactgaaaaatggaGTAAGCAAAAAGGAGAaaggaaatgacaaaaaaaggaaaaactctcagTTAGCAGACATTTGATCAGCAGGGCTCGATGTCTTGTGGGTGTTAAGGAAAGTCATAATGAAATAAAGAGTATATTCAATCATTGACCTGAAACAAACACAGTCGTTAAGACCAAGTCACTGCAATAAACAGGCTTCGATTATCTTATTACTTGTGCTAATACAACCACagagaacaacagcagcaggcaTCGCATTAGCGTAGAGTCTAGCTCCGCTTGGAAAAGCTCCTCATCAACAAAACTTTCAACATATCAAAATCTCTCGACAACTATTTCAAGGTTGTTTCAACAGAGCTGGCAATAATTTTATTATACATGAACAATACCCAGTGTCCTATATAGTATGTTTTTCTAAATAACTCTTGGTGAAGTAAAAACTGTTGTTAAGTGTAAATGCATATTTAATGGCTGCTGATATTTCAACTACATTTGCTGACAGAGAAAACGAATAGAGTTAATTTCCCCCtgctatttgtttttaattatatttttttcttttaattatcaCTCTATGCAAACCAGATGAGCCCTTTGACTTAGCAGCTCTTTTACATTCTCTGGAAAAGAAATTTACTCGGATTTTCACCTTTATTTTGAATCCTGTTGTAGGTGgtgaaaattaataaaaaaagaatcttAACCTCAATGATGTCTAAATTAAAAGCCTATATTGTTGAGACAGTTTGTGCTACATAAAGATAACTTAGACTGCTGTGCAAAACAGTTGAGCCATGCTTCattaggaaaatgggaaacaggtgcagaaatgttttaaaatatgttcAAGCATTCATGGAAAATAGTatataaagcaaacaaacaatttGGCCAATTCTAATAagcttaaaagtcaatattttgtGTGACTGTCTTgattcttcagcacagcctgaactttAACCCTGTAAAGCCgaaaccatgaaataattgaaAATTGTGTTTATTGAAACCTCtgacaattaaaaacaaaaaacaaacaaacaaaacaactttgtGTTCATATCCTCCCGagaaccaagaaaaaaaaaatctttcagttTAACTGTTTTGGTCCACTActgaaaacgagagtaataaacaagatcacaatgatatatgggaatatgacagtaaatactaaatattaaacattattgtgcagcacgtgagatcgacagcgcacagtgtgctttgaggtaggagccaaaaagggtgtagtttgtgtgtgtgatcacccgtgtgtacacctgtgagcatgaacgcgcttgtttttaaaaggttccttcatgtaatgatctgctagagggtgtggggggccactgccccgacctccagggcatgaagcaggtatggaggagatcaagactccagacatctagaggcccccagaacacaagagaccaaggaagaccaacagagggcagccgcgccactatcccagaaagagctgaggagagtcccagatgaggggtcactcagcagccgcggagcagaagccagggggttgcagtggacgtgcccgtgagctccgccggcagccagctgtgcctgagtggccGAGCCCGGGCCGTgaggccgaggcaccccatccccaaagtggcccgagcgagccccaggctccaggccccaataagcagccgccaaggagtgagccagtgggtacctgggcgcccaccccggagacagagaaccaccaacgcaccgatgtctgaggggcgtccgccaccggcaggggaagtggtgggggagatgggcctccaaaccttggagggcctgagatgtccccagagaggtggcgtctgatacccaacctgacatatagacagacaaacaggcacacacagatacaaacatctattcccaccctcatgctctcatatacaattgctcaacactcacccaacgtggagacagacatagagagcgctgtacacacaatcacactccccaagcgtactctaagccccgagtctaggtacccttgcccctggaggggaaacggcacccagactCAGGTGGTgtaacccttttccctgcggtggggagaagcagaccgcccgactccgcagcagcaggaggccccatacaccagaccccagtcggacggccaactcctcctcctagccccctgctccagcaggccgcagagaagcaggggtgtaggaagactccaaacctccctccacccgctcatatgtactgttgatgtatgtgtgttctaaggtgcatttaaaacccaggagggcatggagccacctgccagagcagcaggtaagcgtatagcccctcctgctagccctcaatgtctacatgtatttaaaattgagaggtgggcagcgacgccaggggtgaggtgtacaccctgatggtagttgggaatccgtgtagcgtgcccacctccaagatcctatatgtatgtgtaatgagagtgtgagtaatgtgaatgtctaagttgtgggataaaattgaggcagaggcagccagaaggggacagagggggatgtctcctctgcaccctggtgacacacccctaccccaaggccctgcatgtgtgggtgattgtggtggagcgggaagagggaggccgctggagatggggagggaaggaagggagggcagtgacccctcctggggccagctccccgctgaccccagtaggcaccccatgctgtgcaacccgccagggaaaggggcccaggcccatccggaccggggcccagtgcagcagcgcccctgccccacagagcccgggacaattcacctgaccccaccacagagaaaactgcacccaccccatcatccactcatcttccagactacacaagacaatagacgcccaggctgagatcttcctccacctctcctgtatctccccctcctgcagagagagttcctgaagagaggaaagctcctgcaagatgtgacaacctcccccaccagttgaagagccccccaggtggctcaaTGCACCCAGCGGCACCCAGCGCGCCAGGgccgggcccccatacacccacccgcccacaacctcggcaacacaccaaccaggacccaagcccctgaggcccggccagggccccagcccagagacggagcgcccccagaacctcacgcccatcccggacccacccaggggcagccaggctaccaggtcagtaacccacgtccgtcagcacagaccctcccctagccccgctgcacgcagccacgaggaaaccgtcacctaagagccaacagagcccctaattggccatgaccgctacccgggttgagcccccaaggaagatgctcctgggaacccccgacgccctaagcctgtccctgccccacaccaatcacaacagtgaaggtgggaccaaactatggcccccacccccactaggtgatggagctgatcaaaggagcccagagcaattgatctgatgtggtggcagaggctgtatcaagactaatgtaatctaatagataatttctatattggttagaattaagattatttttatttttccagttcatgaggactgttttcttggctatgcatagggcagtgaaaaccatatgggctatattcttttccgtagtgacattatctaagctgcccaacaaacatactaaaggagaagttggaatgttacatttcagacactttgataagtcttcacatatctcacgccaaaacttctgaactggtggacagaaccaaagagcgtggatataattgtccggtgaattggtttggcagtgtgagcagttgttggtagagcgtaaagcccatcttgaacatccgatgacctgtatagtgcactctatgtagtattttgtattgaattaattgaagactgggatttctaattaaatgaaaggttttaagcaaatctgagaccagaagttttggtctaagttaactgataaatccgcttcccattttgcaataggaagtgatattgattcatctgttttagaaagcattctgtatattttggatagtaatttggggttttaagagtaagaaattgaaccacacttggtggtgtttgtagttcaacttgacccagtttaaatctctttttagtatggatttaatttgttgatattctaaaaatcttttcttgttgatcccatattgtgtaactagtctgtcaaatgaaataaattctgttccttctagtatatgttctaaatatttgattcctttactactccaatctgaaaagtttatcatattattgttttgtaatatgtcggggttgttccagataggtgtacgtttgcatgggattaatggagactctgtcaacttcagaaactcccaccacgctgtcagagaggagctgatgttgacgcttttgaagcattcatgtcgttggatgtttgagctgataaacggtagatctgaaatctctagattattgcaaagtgcttgttctacatctagccaaggttcatctaagagggtatgtttttgccatcctgagataaactgaagcctgttggccaagaagtagtgctgaaagttaggtagttctaatcctcctttatccttggtcttttgtagtgtttttaagcttatacgtgggggcttatttttccaaaggaatttggacatatatgaatctagagatctgaaccaatcttatggcggtttagttgggatcattgagaataaataatttatttttggtaataccatcatttttatagcggcaacccttcccatgagtgatatgggtagacatttccacctagccagatcaccttctactttctttaaaagtgggatatggtttaatttagttagatctgcaagcttgggagaaacattaatacctaaatattttatatttcccgattgcagtggagtagaagaggaattatggaaggagcaattaatcggaaggactgtagattttgaccagttaattgagtaatctgatattcttgcaaaagagtttatcagttcaatcaccccagagatattggtttgtgaattttggagaaagagtaacacatcatccgcataaaggctgattttatgttccacgttcttgcattttatgcccttaattactgaattctgtctaattgctgctgctagtggttcgataaaaattgcaaacagtgaaggggagagtgggcatcctgcctggtgcccctcaggagacagaagctggaggatgtctggtcatttgttctgacacaagctgttggggaattatataatatttttaaccagttgatgaaagaagatccaaaaccaaatttgtgtaaagttgcaaatagaaatttccagttaactctgtcaaacgctttttctgcatctagagaaaatattgtagtttcaaggtttttactgtatgagtagtctatcaaattaagtaatctacgtgtatttgttgatgagtgcctaccttttatgaaaccagtttggtcaggatgaattaagaggggggttattttctctagtctaCTCTACACAAAGTTTAATGAATTTTATTTAGGTACAACTGAAAAAATTGATTGAATTATTGCCATGCAGTCCATACATGCACATCAGATGCAGATTTAGTGAAGCATGTTCAAAGTCAGCATTTGTCTTTGATCTGATTTTCTCTTTACCAGCCAAACCTGAGCTTTTGAAAAAGATGAGTAAGACATCCCAAAAGGGGAGTGCAAAATCCCCATCTTGGTTGGCATTTGCCGCAGTCTTTGTACTATGAAGCAGATCTTGTGCAAATTTGCCAGATGTCTGTGTCCAAGTACAGCACCTGGTGCATTCTGTCTGAGCAGGACTCATGTTCAAAATGTTGTTGGACTGTCTCTTCTTCATCTGCATAGCTCCATATAAATGAGAGCTCTGTCAAAAGCGACTGCAGCTAATTTAATGACATGAATCATGTATGAAACTGTACCACATTATATTttgggcttttattttgtttttcatatatttgttACTATTTGAGCCATCATCATGCCCTCTTTCCTGCTACTTGTTGTTATAGCA contains:
- the LOC120440472 gene encoding alpha-2-macroglobulin receptor-associated protein-like isoform X1, with the protein product MRLQCLFAALCLGVGVMAGKYSRELNEPKPNDRDGQAVEFRIAKLNQVWEKAQRMQLSPVRQAELHSDLKLQEKDELQWKKMKVEGLDENGEKEAQLRRSFHGLFYKFFLTAE
- the LOC120440472 gene encoding alpha-2-macroglobulin receptor-associated protein-like isoform X2, encoding MRLQCLFAALCLGVGVMAGKYSRELNEPKPNDRDGQAVEFRIAKLNQVWEKAQRMQLSPVRQAELHSDLKLQEKDELQWKKMKVEGLDENGEKEAQLRRSFHAE